In the Pirellulales bacterium genome, one interval contains:
- a CDS encoding biotin carboxylase N-terminal domain-containing protein — translation MKKILIANRGEIARRIMRTCREMGIATVAVCSEPDRDAPFVREADETVPLAGASSAETYLNVDALLKAVQLTGADAVHPGYGFLSENADFARRVGQAGLTFIGPTPDAIAAMGSKIEAKRRMQDSGVAVLSSIAVTTQSAADLAREAATLGPAILVKASAGGGGRGMRIVRNASELPAAVEAAQREALSAFGDSTVFLEPYVDAPRHIEVQIFGDTHGNIIHLLERECSIQRRHQKIVEEAPSVALDEKLRGAICSAAVRAGQAIGYTSAGTVEFLLAPDGKFYFLEVNTRLQVEHPVTEEILGLDLVRLQILVAQGHALPPEVWQAKPLGHSIEVRLYAEDPAHGYAPSTGRLHRFRVPTGPGIRLESGVVDGSTITSYYDPMLAKVIVHAPTRAEAARALSATLARSQIHGPHTNRELLVRILRHPQFLAGETDTHFLERHPAAELSAPLCDTAGEKLHAAAAALAAATQRHADAPVLSTIPAGWRNNPSQYETVKFQGTHGEIEVAYRWSRGTLSLSIDGEALTGIRVGRCCGEHVELEADEILRSYDVHRVDDTHYVDSPLGSSVLVELPRFPTAEEEVQPGSLVAPLPGVVDAVKVAVGDHVAAGDVLVVIESMKMLYPVTAPAAGRVTALHAQKAMHVEARTVLAVIEEST, via the coding sequence ATGAAGAAGATCCTGATTGCAAATCGTGGCGAAATCGCCCGCCGTATCATGCGCACCTGTCGCGAGATGGGTATCGCGACGGTCGCCGTCTGCTCAGAACCGGACAGGGACGCGCCGTTCGTGCGCGAGGCGGATGAAACGGTGCCGCTCGCGGGCGCGTCCAGCGCCGAAACGTATTTAAATGTCGACGCACTGCTGAAGGCCGTGCAACTGACGGGCGCCGATGCGGTCCATCCGGGCTATGGTTTTCTTTCGGAGAATGCCGACTTCGCACGCCGCGTCGGCCAGGCCGGCCTGACGTTTATCGGCCCCACGCCCGACGCCATTGCCGCGATGGGCTCGAAGATCGAGGCCAAGCGCCGCATGCAGGATTCGGGGGTCGCGGTGCTGTCCAGCATCGCGGTCACCACTCAATCCGCCGCGGATTTGGCGCGCGAGGCCGCGACACTCGGTCCGGCCATTTTGGTCAAAGCGTCGGCCGGCGGCGGTGGACGCGGCATGCGCATCGTGCGGAACGCGTCCGAATTGCCGGCAGCGGTCGAGGCGGCGCAGCGCGAAGCACTGTCGGCGTTCGGCGACTCGACGGTATTTCTAGAGCCGTATGTCGACGCGCCGCGCCACATCGAAGTACAAATCTTCGGCGATACGCACGGCAATATCATCCATCTGCTCGAGCGCGAATGCTCGATCCAGCGCCGACATCAAAAGATTGTCGAAGAAGCCCCCTCGGTCGCGCTCGATGAGAAGCTGCGCGGCGCCATTTGCAGTGCCGCCGTCCGAGCCGGCCAGGCGATCGGTTACACGAGCGCCGGCACCGTTGAATTTCTGCTCGCGCCGGATGGCAAGTTTTACTTCCTGGAAGTCAACACGCGGCTGCAAGTCGAACATCCCGTGACCGAGGAGATTCTCGGCCTCGACCTGGTTCGTTTGCAGATTCTGGTCGCGCAGGGCCATGCATTGCCCCCCGAGGTCTGGCAGGCGAAACCCCTAGGACATTCCATCGAGGTGCGGCTGTACGCCGAGGATCCCGCGCACGGATACGCACCATCGACAGGCCGATTGCATCGCTTTCGCGTCCCCACTGGTCCGGGCATCCGGCTCGAGTCGGGTGTCGTCGATGGTTCGACCATCACGTCGTACTACGACCCGATGCTGGCGAAAGTGATTGTCCATGCGCCGACACGCGCCGAAGCCGCGCGGGCGCTCAGTGCAACCTTGGCCCGCTCGCAGATCCACGGCCCGCACACGAATCGCGAATTGCTGGTGCGTATTCTGCGTCATCCGCAATTTCTGGCCGGCGAGACCGACACGCATTTCCTCGAACGACATCCGGCCGCCGAACTTTCGGCACCGCTGTGCGACACGGCCGGCGAGAAACTGCACGCCGCCGCGGCGGCTCTGGCGGCGGCAACGCAGCGGCATGCGGACGCACCGGTGCTGTCCACGATTCCTGCCGGCTGGCGCAACAATCCTTCGCAATACGAGACGGTGAAGTTCCAGGGCACCCATGGCGAGATCGAGGTCGCCTATCGCTGGTCGCGCGGCACACTAAGCCTATCGATCGATGGCGAAGCGCTCACCGGAATTCGCGTCGGTCGCTGCTGTGGCGAGCATGTGGAACTCGAGGCGGACGAAATTCTTCGCTCTTATGACGTCCATCGCGTTGACGACACACATTATGTCGACAGCCCACTCGGTTCGTCGGTGCTCGTCGAGTTGCCTCGTTTCCCCACGGCCGAGGAAGAGGTACAGCCGGGCTCGCTCGTGGCGCCCCTCCCTGGTGTGGTGGACGCGGTGAAAGTAGCGGTCGGCGATCACGTGGCGGCCGGTGACGTGCTGGTCGTGATCGAATCGATGAAAATGCTCTACCCGGTCACGGCCCCCGCGGCAGGACGCGTTACCGCACTACACGCGCAAAAGGCGATGCACGTCGAGGCCCGGACGGTGCTGGCCGTCATCGAGGAAAGCACCTGA
- the gatA gene encoding Asp-tRNA(Asn)/Glu-tRNA(Gln) amidotransferase subunit GatA produces the protein MSLIEKSAKQLLADLSARSVSAVEVTEAYLTEIASHDAKVGAFLRVDAEGALAKARDIDQRRALNQPVGHLAGIPVAVKDILCSRGEVVTCASRILEHFAAPYDSTVVAKLKAADAVLIGRTNLDEFAMGGSTENSAFHVTHNPWDLSCFAGGSSGGSAASVAARMAPLAIGTDTGGSIRQPAGLCGITGLKPTYGHVSRYGVVAFASSLDQVGPMARTAEDAALLLETIAGHDPLDSTSVHSPVPPYSEWIEQPLEGLTIGLVREHFGPGLDEEVNAAVRDAIRIYESLGAKVKEVSLPHSKYAVATYYIIAPSEASSNLARYDGAHYGYRTDERDMLAELDAQRKALEAAGDKKAAAQLDTALVRMYRRSRSEGFGAEVKRRIMLGTYALSAGYYDAYYLKALKVRRLIRQDFDKAFEDVDLIAGPATAAPGYKIGERADDPLAMYLLDLYTVSANLAGIGGIVFPCGFSQAGLPIGLQLQAPPFEEDRLLRAAHMFQRATDWHTRRPALT, from the coding sequence ATGTCGCTCATCGAAAAATCCGCCAAGCAGCTTCTGGCCGATCTGTCCGCCCGGAGTGTCTCGGCCGTCGAGGTGACGGAAGCGTATCTGACCGAGATCGCGTCGCATGACGCGAAAGTCGGAGCTTTTTTGCGCGTCGATGCCGAAGGCGCCCTGGCCAAGGCACGCGACATTGACCAGCGCCGCGCCTTGAACCAGCCGGTAGGGCATCTGGCCGGTATCCCCGTAGCGGTGAAGGACATTCTTTGCAGCCGGGGCGAGGTCGTCACCTGCGCCTCGCGCATCCTGGAGCACTTCGCGGCCCCCTACGATTCGACGGTCGTCGCTAAGCTGAAAGCGGCGGACGCCGTGCTGATCGGCCGTACGAATCTCGACGAGTTTGCGATGGGGGGCTCGACCGAGAACTCGGCCTTCCATGTCACGCACAATCCTTGGGACCTGTCCTGCTTCGCCGGCGGTTCCAGCGGTGGCTCGGCCGCGAGCGTTGCGGCACGCATGGCTCCCTTGGCCATCGGCACCGATACGGGCGGATCGATTCGGCAGCCGGCCGGACTGTGCGGCATCACGGGTTTGAAGCCGACGTACGGTCACGTCAGCCGGTACGGCGTCGTCGCGTTCGCCAGCAGTTTGGACCAGGTTGGCCCCATGGCGCGCACGGCCGAAGACGCGGCGCTACTGCTGGAAACCATTGCCGGGCACGACCCGCTCGATTCCACCTCGGTCCATTCCCCCGTTCCGCCGTACAGCGAGTGGATCGAACAGCCGCTCGAAGGACTTACGATTGGCCTGGTGCGCGAGCATTTCGGACCAGGGCTGGACGAAGAGGTTAACGCCGCGGTGCGCGATGCGATTCGGATTTATGAATCGCTGGGGGCGAAGGTCAAAGAAGTTTCGCTACCGCATAGCAAGTACGCCGTGGCGACGTATTACATCATCGCGCCGAGCGAGGCCAGCAGTAACCTGGCCCGGTACGACGGCGCGCACTACGGCTATCGCACCGACGAACGCGACATGCTGGCCGAGCTGGACGCCCAGCGCAAGGCGCTCGAGGCCGCTGGCGACAAGAAAGCCGCCGCCCAACTGGATACGGCCCTGGTGCGCATGTACCGCCGCAGCCGCTCCGAAGGATTCGGCGCCGAGGTCAAACGCCGCATCATGCTGGGCACCTACGCCCTCTCGGCCGGCTATTACGACGCGTATTACCTGAAAGCGCTCAAGGTGCGGCGCTTGATTCGCCAGGATTTCGACAAAGCATTCGAGGACGTCGACCTGATCGCCGGCCCAGCGACGGCCGCGCCGGGATATAAAATCGGCGAACGGGCCGACGACCCGCTGGCCATGTACTTGCTCGATCTGTATACGGTGAGTGCCAATCTGGCCGGCATCGGCGGTATCGTCTTTCCCTGTGGATTCAGTCAGGCCGGCCTGCCGATCGGCTTGCAATTGCAGGCTCCGCCGTTCGAAGAAGATCGCCTGCTGCGGGCGGCCCACATGTTTCAGCGGGCCACGGACTGGCACACGCGGAGGCCTGCGCTAACGTGA
- the gatC gene encoding Asp-tRNA(Asn)/Glu-tRNA(Gln) amidotransferase subunit GatC produces MSLTREQVEKVSLLARLRLSDAELETMTTQLSAIVGYIEQLAELDTDSIQPMAHAVELHNVFRADEVKPSVARSEMLANAPSADGECYLVPAVLGD; encoded by the coding sequence ATGTCGCTGACGCGCGAACAAGTTGAAAAGGTTTCGCTCTTGGCTCGGCTGCGCCTGTCCGATGCTGAGCTAGAGACGATGACCACGCAACTGAGTGCCATCGTCGGCTATATCGAGCAATTGGCCGAGCTCGATACCGATTCGATTCAGCCGATGGCCCACGCCGTCGAGTTGCACAACGTCTTTCGTGCCGACGAAGTGAAGCCGAGCGTTGCGCGGTCCGAGATGTTGGCCAATGCTCCCTCGGCCGATGGCGAGTGTTATCTGGTGCCCGCCGTGCTAGGGGACTGA
- a CDS encoding acyclic terpene utilization AtuA family protein, producing MSAQSQPLRIANCSGFYGDRLSAAREMLEGGPIDYLTGDYLAELTMLILFKSQQKEATKGYATTFLRQMEVVLGLAMERGVKIVTDAGGLNPAGLAGELHALADKLGIKTSIAHIEGDNLLPKLPALRAGGEELRHLDTGRPLAELKAPPLTANAYLGAWGIVEALSHGANIVVCPRVTDASVVVGPAAYHFGWQRTDWDRLAGAVVTGHVLECGAQATGGNYAFFREVPGLEHPGFPLAEMHADGSSVITKHPGTGGLVSVGTVTAQLLYEIDGTRYLNPDVVTRFDTIQLAQQGPDRVLISGVRGEPAPDRVKVCINYLGGFRNSMTFILTGLDIEAKADLARRTLIKELGGPDKFDALDFDLVRSDKPDASTNPEASAQLRVTAKGQDPKRVGRAFSNAVVEMVLASFPGFYCTTPPQEATPYGVYWPALVPAAVPEYKVILPDGKSIAVPPAPTAGGIINPPDTGEMPIPKDAVGGTTKRVPLGTIFGARSGDKGGNANVGVWARSDRGYDWLNSFLNVDQFKLLVPEATELVVRRFEFPLLKALNFVVVGLLGEGVSSSTRPDAQAKSLGEFLRSRLIDLPEVLLVDAPK from the coding sequence ATGTCGGCCCAGTCGCAACCGCTGCGTATCGCCAATTGTTCAGGTTTCTATGGCGACCGCCTGTCGGCCGCGCGCGAGATGCTGGAAGGGGGACCGATCGATTATCTCACCGGCGATTATCTGGCCGAGCTGACGATGTTGATCCTCTTCAAGTCGCAGCAGAAGGAAGCCACGAAGGGGTACGCCACGACCTTCCTGCGGCAAATGGAAGTCGTACTCGGCCTGGCGATGGAGCGGGGCGTAAAAATCGTGACGGATGCCGGCGGCTTGAATCCAGCCGGCCTCGCGGGCGAGCTACACGCCCTGGCCGATAAGCTGGGCATCAAAACTTCGATCGCCCATATCGAAGGGGATAACTTATTGCCGAAGCTGCCAGCGCTGCGCGCCGGCGGCGAAGAGCTGCGGCATCTCGATACGGGCCGTCCATTGGCCGAGTTGAAAGCCCCGCCACTGACCGCCAACGCTTATCTCGGTGCGTGGGGCATTGTCGAGGCGCTTTCGCACGGCGCGAATATCGTGGTCTGCCCACGCGTCACTGATGCATCGGTGGTCGTGGGCCCGGCCGCCTATCATTTCGGCTGGCAGCGTACCGACTGGGATCGTTTGGCCGGCGCCGTCGTGACCGGGCACGTGCTGGAATGCGGCGCGCAAGCGACCGGCGGAAACTACGCGTTCTTTCGCGAGGTGCCGGGGCTCGAACATCCCGGCTTTCCGCTGGCCGAGATGCATGCCGACGGCTCGAGCGTTATCACTAAACATCCCGGCACGGGGGGCCTCGTTTCGGTCGGCACCGTGACCGCGCAACTGCTTTATGAAATTGACGGGACCCGCTATTTGAATCCCGACGTCGTTACCCGTTTCGACACGATTCAGCTCGCGCAACAGGGACCGGATCGAGTATTGATCTCCGGCGTGCGCGGCGAACCTGCGCCCGACCGGGTCAAGGTCTGCATCAATTACCTGGGCGGATTCCGCAACTCGATGACATTTATCCTGACCGGGTTGGATATCGAGGCCAAAGCCGATCTGGCCCGTCGCACCTTGATCAAGGAACTTGGCGGCCCCGACAAATTCGACGCGCTCGATTTCGACCTCGTGCGAAGCGACAAGCCTGACGCATCGACCAATCCCGAGGCCAGCGCTCAACTGCGAGTCACCGCCAAGGGGCAGGATCCGAAACGCGTGGGCCGCGCCTTCTCGAACGCCGTGGTCGAAATGGTGCTGGCCAGCTTCCCGGGTTTCTACTGCACCACGCCGCCGCAAGAAGCTACTCCGTATGGCGTCTATTGGCCGGCGCTCGTGCCCGCCGCTGTGCCGGAATACAAGGTGATCCTGCCCGACGGTAAATCGATCGCCGTGCCCCCCGCCCCAACCGCCGGTGGCATCATCAACCCACCGGACACCGGCGAGATGCCCATCCCGAAAGACGCCGTTGGTGGCACGACGAAACGCGTTCCGCTAGGAACCATCTTCGGTGCGCGGTCAGGGGATAAAGGTGGGAACGCCAACGTTGGCGTCTGGGCCCGCAGCGATCGTGGCTACGACTGGCTGAACTCGTTCCTGAACGTCGATCAGTTCAAGCTGCTCGTGCCCGAGGCGACGGAGCTGGTGGTGCGACGTTTCGAATTTCCCCTGCTCAAGGCGTTGAACTTCGTCGTCGTGGGGCTGTTGGGCGAGGGCGTTTCCTCGTCGACGCGGCCCGACGCACAGGCCAAGAGCCTGGGTGAATTTCTGCGCTCGCGACTGATCGACCTGCCGGAAGTGCTGCTGGTCGACGCACCGAAGTAA
- a CDS encoding enoyl-CoA hydratase-related protein: MTDFQTITLEVDPVGVARLTLNRPEARNAMSQQMIRDLRAATDRLAADSTVRVVVLSGAGDHFCAGGDLKEMQVQAKRSRAERIADATELATLLAELDSLPRPIVGRINGSAFGGGLGLISICDIAIGVTTARYCLTEVRLGLVPATISPYVVAKLGVPRARRVMLNATDMDGAAAVRWGLLDDVVEPSVLDAAIHREIAAFLRCAPGAVADCKRLIAFVSNHETAENILYTTEQLADRWESAELAEGIAAFLQKRKAAWNTD, translated from the coding sequence ATGACCGACTTTCAAACGATCACGCTCGAAGTTGACCCGGTTGGTGTGGCGCGCCTGACGCTCAATCGGCCCGAGGCGCGCAATGCCATGTCGCAGCAGATGATTCGCGACCTGCGTGCCGCGACCGATCGGCTGGCTGCGGACAGCACGGTGCGCGTCGTCGTGCTTTCGGGCGCTGGCGATCATTTTTGCGCCGGCGGCGATTTGAAGGAGATGCAAGTCCAGGCGAAACGTTCGCGGGCCGAGCGGATTGCCGACGCGACCGAGCTGGCGACGCTGCTTGCCGAGTTGGATAGCCTGCCGCGGCCGATCGTGGGGCGGATCAACGGTTCAGCCTTTGGGGGCGGCCTGGGACTGATTTCGATTTGCGATATCGCGATTGGCGTGACCACGGCCCGGTACTGTTTGACCGAGGTGCGGCTAGGATTGGTGCCGGCCACGATCTCGCCCTATGTCGTGGCGAAGCTGGGTGTGCCGCGTGCGCGGCGCGTGATGCTGAATGCCACGGACATGGACGGTGCCGCGGCCGTACGCTGGGGATTGCTGGACGACGTTGTCGAGCCATCGGTTTTGGACGCCGCGATCCATCGTGAAATCGCTGCATTCTTGCGCTGCGCGCCGGGGGCCGTGGCCGATTGCAAGCGGCTCATCGCGTTTGTCAGTAATCACGAAACGGCAGAGAATATTTTGTACACGACCGAGCAACTGGCCGACCGTTGGGAAAGTGCGGAACTCGCCGAGGGGATCGCGGCATTTCTGCAAAAACGGAAGGCCGCCTGGAACACGGATTAA
- a CDS encoding PrsW family glutamic-type intramembrane protease → MALTSVAPARTTPSPLDEDTFAVSPLAAEVPSKAPGAAVALAPTRRIAPAPTKAKPAASAGLRDYVYLVFALALLPLGWSIISPENDIQERLTRTIEANPDVFSAESADLDSSSFFDRLPGGRFEGAHLPHSTWVHWIYGLISAAIFLGIIIVAFERGQSTPVSIALVGLCTATAGIVLLLTVQFMAQATQGVWLPGRGVGMLVFLVMKLIGFSYNAAEDPENGFLLSFFGYTIGVGLCEELTKALPVIIRCRNGNPFTWRAAVMWGLASDVGFGVAEGIMYSAQYYNGIQSGEIYLVRFVSCVALHAVWSASVALLIWTNAEKFEGDLDWPDLAIAALTVLAVPMVLHGLYDTMLKKDMNLLALATAAASFVVLALLVEYTRRQQETPEPRRMLATSRSAG, encoded by the coding sequence GTGGCACTGACGTCCGTGGCCCCGGCGCGCACGACCCCATCGCCCCTTGATGAAGACACATTTGCCGTTTCGCCGCTGGCGGCGGAGGTGCCTTCAAAGGCACCGGGCGCAGCAGTGGCGTTGGCTCCTACACGGCGCATAGCTCCGGCGCCGACGAAGGCCAAGCCAGCCGCTAGCGCGGGACTGCGTGACTACGTTTACCTGGTATTCGCGCTCGCGCTGTTGCCGCTCGGCTGGTCGATCATTTCGCCTGAGAACGATATTCAGGAGCGGCTGACCCGAACCATCGAAGCCAATCCGGATGTTTTCTCAGCCGAATCCGCGGACCTCGACTCGTCCTCGTTTTTCGATCGATTGCCGGGCGGGCGTTTCGAGGGAGCCCATTTACCTCACTCGACGTGGGTGCACTGGATTTACGGGCTAATCTCGGCCGCGATCTTCCTGGGCATCATTATCGTGGCGTTCGAACGCGGCCAATCAACGCCCGTGTCGATCGCGCTCGTAGGACTTTGCACGGCCACGGCCGGGATCGTTCTGTTGCTCACCGTACAGTTCATGGCTCAGGCGACGCAGGGGGTCTGGTTGCCCGGACGTGGCGTCGGGATGCTCGTGTTTTTGGTCATGAAGCTGATCGGCTTCAGCTATAACGCGGCCGAGGATCCCGAGAACGGCTTCTTGCTGAGCTTCTTCGGTTACACGATCGGCGTCGGACTGTGCGAGGAACTAACGAAGGCGCTGCCCGTGATCATTCGCTGCCGTAACGGAAACCCGTTCACCTGGCGGGCTGCCGTGATGTGGGGGCTGGCGAGCGACGTCGGCTTTGGCGTCGCCGAGGGAATCATGTACTCGGCCCAGTATTACAACGGGATTCAGTCAGGCGAAATCTACCTTGTTCGGTTCGTTTCGTGCGTTGCTTTGCACGCGGTGTGGTCGGCCTCGGTGGCGCTCTTAATCTGGACCAATGCCGAAAAGTTTGAGGGCGATTTAGATTGGCCGGACCTGGCGATCGCCGCGCTAACGGTGCTGGCCGTTCCCATGGTGTTGCACGGCTTGTACGACACCATGCTGAAGAAGGACATGAACCTGCTGGCGCTCGCGACGGCCGCGGCGAGCTTCGTCGTTCTGGCGCTGTTGGTCGAATACACGCGCCGCCAGCAAGAGACGCCGGAGCCACGCCGAATGCTCGCCACATCACGCTCGGCCGGGTAA
- the rpmB gene encoding 50S ribosomal protein L28, translated as MARTCEVCGKGPQVGNQVTIRGKAKYLGGVGTKITGITRRQFKPNLQRVRVTMKGENKTMLVCTQCLRSGAVTKRIEAVPFRLPADAAPKDKDKTKPKGPVAPKAQAKPKAPAKAGK; from the coding sequence ATGGCCCGTACTTGTGAAGTGTGCGGCAAGGGACCGCAGGTCGGCAACCAGGTCACGATCCGCGGTAAGGCCAAGTATTTGGGGGGCGTCGGTACCAAGATCACCGGCATCACCCGCCGCCAGTTCAAGCCGAACCTGCAACGGGTCCGGGTTACGATGAAGGGGGAGAACAAGACCATGTTGGTCTGCACCCAATGCCTGCGCAGCGGCGCCGTGACCAAGCGTATCGAGGCGGTTCCGTTCCGATTGCCCGCCGACGCCGCGCCGAAGGACAAGGATAAAACCAAGCCCAAGGGGCCGGTTGCACCGAAGGCCCAGGCCAAGCCCAAGGCTCCGGCCAAGGCAGGCAAGTAG
- a CDS encoding D-arabinono-1,4-lactone oxidase: protein MAQWSNWSGSVTCSPGEILYPASEAEVAAIVRRATHEQKIVRVAGTGHSFMPLCASDDILLSLDRLAGVEWADTKAGRAAIHAGTKIHALGEPLAVHGLALENQGDVDVQAIAGAVSTGTHGTGPTLGSISTQVVGLRIVTATGEVMDCSAEADAEVFRAAQVSLGALGVITSVRLRLLPLYRLHEQVRREPLDACLASLEQRSQANRHFEFFWYPIDGCAFTKTLNPTDRPVTPVAVDDPGAGSGLASEERERVANSWQIFPTVRENRFNEMEYSVPAEQGVECFLAIRDLMQRKHTSVTWPIEYRTQAADDIFLSPAQGRATVAISIHQGADLPHAEFFADAEAIFRRHQGRPHWAKMHSLTGRDLAGLCPLWDRFQQVRQRLDPQGRFLNPLLRRLFIDA, encoded by the coding sequence ATGGCGCAATGGTCCAATTGGTCCGGCTCGGTTACGTGCAGCCCTGGCGAGATTCTCTATCCGGCGAGTGAGGCCGAAGTTGCGGCGATCGTACGCCGCGCGACGCACGAGCAAAAAATCGTGCGTGTTGCCGGGACAGGGCATTCGTTCATGCCACTGTGCGCGAGCGATGACATTTTGCTGTCGCTCGATCGGCTGGCCGGGGTCGAATGGGCCGATACCAAGGCGGGCCGGGCCGCGATTCACGCCGGCACCAAGATTCACGCGCTGGGCGAGCCGCTGGCCGTGCACGGTCTGGCTCTGGAGAACCAGGGGGACGTCGATGTGCAGGCCATCGCCGGCGCCGTTTCGACCGGCACGCATGGCACGGGGCCGACGCTGGGAAGCATTTCGACCCAGGTCGTCGGTTTGCGCATTGTGACCGCCACGGGCGAAGTGATGGATTGCTCGGCGGAAGCCGACGCCGAGGTGTTTCGCGCGGCACAAGTTTCCCTGGGCGCGCTCGGCGTGATTACCTCGGTGCGGTTGCGATTGTTGCCTCTCTATCGCTTGCACGAACAGGTGCGCCGCGAACCCCTGGACGCTTGCCTGGCGTCGCTCGAACAGCGGTCACAGGCGAATCGACACTTCGAGTTTTTCTGGTATCCGATCGATGGTTGTGCCTTCACGAAAACGCTGAATCCTACGGATCGACCCGTTACGCCGGTGGCCGTGGACGATCCTGGTGCAGGATCGGGCCTGGCCAGTGAAGAGCGCGAACGGGTGGCCAACAGTTGGCAGATCTTCCCCACGGTGCGAGAAAATCGATTCAACGAGATGGAATATTCCGTGCCGGCCGAGCAGGGGGTGGAATGTTTCCTTGCCATCCGCGACTTGATGCAGCGCAAGCATACAAGCGTCACCTGGCCGATCGAATATCGCACGCAAGCCGCGGACGATATTTTCCTTAGTCCCGCCCAGGGGCGCGCGACCGTGGCAATATCGATCCATCAGGGCGCCGATCTGCCGCACGCCGAATTCTTTGCCGACGCCGAAGCGATCTTTCGCCGCCACCAGGGACGCCCACATTGGGCCAAGATGCACAGCCTGACCGGTCGTGATCTGGCCGGCCTGTGCCCGCTGTGGGACAGGTTTCAGCAGGTTCGCCAGCGCCTCGATCCGCAGGGAAGATTCTTGAATCCGCTGTTGCGGCGATTATTCATTGACGCGTGA
- a CDS encoding AMP-binding protein, with product MTIENLAELAEASAARLGERCCYEIDGEHFTYVQLLDRGQRLQAAFAELGLERGARAIVLMMNHALVYPVFQGIFRCGATAVPVMPQAAPAELRYVLADTQAQFVITDADRLATVREAAAGLPHVRQILVQGGVDNPQATPPEVNLDALLDFDPSAALPKIGHGDGAVMLYSSGTTGRPKGVLLSHGNLLASAEAVVEAAELPQWKWPRTTLSAMPIAHIFGVAIMHDLLMTPDYLADQTRLIQLRWFEPESFMALIHKHRATATAAVPTILAVLLHHPKAKDYDLSSLVEVVCGGAPLPVELAQAFMRRYPARIREVYGLTEGTGLGTANRRTEAYRPGSAGRAYFNTELKILDDADESLPAGKRGEICLRGPIVMQGYHNRPDETEQVLRGGWLHTGDVGYLDDDGYLFVVDRKKDMIIRGGENIYPAELEAVLHEHPAVAEAAVVGVPDAVYGENVVAFVVSKPGATVSETEVVEHVCRHVARFKAPTHVHFLHALPKSNIGKILRRVLREKAQENADTKAP from the coding sequence ATGACGATTGAGAATCTCGCGGAATTGGCGGAAGCGTCGGCGGCCCGCTTGGGCGAGCGGTGCTGCTACGAGATCGACGGCGAGCATTTCACCTACGTCCAATTGCTCGACCGGGGGCAACGGCTGCAAGCGGCGTTCGCTGAATTGGGGCTCGAGCGGGGCGCGCGGGCCATCGTGCTGATGATGAATCACGCCCTGGTCTATCCTGTCTTCCAGGGAATCTTTCGCTGCGGCGCGACGGCCGTACCAGTCATGCCGCAGGCGGCCCCGGCCGAGCTGCGATACGTGCTGGCCGATACGCAGGCGCAATTCGTGATTACCGACGCCGATCGCCTGGCCACGGTACGCGAAGCCGCCGCGGGCCTGCCGCACGTGCGCCAGATTCTGGTGCAAGGGGGCGTCGACAATCCGCAGGCCACGCCCCCGGAAGTGAATCTCGATGCGCTGTTGGATTTCGATCCGAGCGCGGCGCTACCGAAGATCGGCCACGGCGATGGCGCTGTGATGCTCTATTCGTCAGGCACTACGGGGCGGCCCAAGGGGGTCTTGCTCTCGCATGGCAATCTGTTGGCCAGTGCCGAGGCGGTGGTCGAGGCCGCCGAGCTGCCGCAGTGGAAATGGCCGCGGACCACGCTCAGCGCGATGCCGATTGCGCATATTTTCGGCGTGGCGATCATGCACGACTTGCTCATGACGCCCGACTACCTGGCCGATCAGACGCGGTTGATTCAATTGCGGTGGTTCGAGCCCGAGTCGTTCATGGCCCTGATCCATAAACATCGCGCCACGGCCACGGCCGCCGTGCCGACGATTCTAGCCGTACTGCTGCATCATCCGAAGGCGAAGGATTACGACCTGTCGTCGCTGGTCGAAGTGGTGTGTGGCGGCGCGCCGCTGCCGGTCGAGTTGGCGCAGGCGTTCATGCGTCGCTATCCGGCGCGGATTCGCGAAGTGTACGGTCTGACCGAAGGAACTGGGCTCGGGACGGCCAACCGTCGCACCGAGGCGTATCGGCCGGGCTCGGCGGGGCGCGCCTATTTCAACACCGAACTCAAGATTCTCGACGACGCCGACGAGTCACTGCCGGCCGGCAAGCGAGGCGAAATCTGCCTCCGCGGGCCCATCGTCATGCAGGGTTATCACAATCGGCCTGACGAAACCGAGCAAGTCTTACGCGGCGGCTGGCTGCACACTGGCGATGTCGGATATCTCGATGACGATGGCTATCTGTTCGTCGTGGATCGCAAGAAGGACATGATCATCCGCGGCGGCGAGAATATTTATCCGGCCGAACTGGAAGCGGTGCTGCACGAGCATCCGGCCGTGGCCGAGGCTGCCGTGGTGGGCGTGCCCGATGCCGTTTACGGAGAGAATGTCGTGGCGTTCGTGGTTTCGAAGCCGGGCGCGACCGTGAGCGAAACGGAAGTCGTCGAGCACGTTTGCCGGCACGTGGCCCGCTTCAAGGCTCCGACGCACGTCCATTTCCTGCACGCGCTACCGAAAAGCAACATCGGCAAGATCCTACGCCGCGTACTGCGCGAAAAAGCGCAAGAGAACGCCGACACAAAAGCTCCCTGA